From the genome of Uranotaenia lowii strain MFRU-FL chromosome 1, ASM2978415v1, whole genome shotgun sequence, one region includes:
- the LOC129737933 gene encoding uncharacterized protein LOC129737933: protein MGENTPPWGKSPIPSSSNQRQIPEWMDPNGAHGPIKFLLLKPAPNSKLPTYPFIISKTVELAAGQIVGGHPCDQGQAYLLKVRSQKQIDKLLSVKQLIDSTPVTVELHPTLNSCKCVVTCREVAGATDEALTKDLANQGVTNVYRFTRKIDGKIQPTNTFVLTIQGTLVPTHIRFGFIQAQTRPYYSRPMTCLQCGILGHTKKHCKNDVTCLNCGEKQSHKDCQKTPHCVNCQGSHPSNSRSCPAFQAEQEIIKIRTDKGISHNEAVKEYRLRQNQTTSVQQRLNQASLNSAINDKNKEISELKQLVAFLTTQIEKLTSQVKNQNQPDPGSHEESDSDTDMTSNSSTVSTISTPKRFWKTSSEDSPTGGDPIKSQTKERPKKKRSRGQKNQALPSTSQTTQPGKTTTPDPSKQFGYNLHTISDPSSRQGAGLAVKINTPYKLLNINTTLNAVCVRVHTPIDITVVSLYIPPQLPYHQFTSEIEHLLSELPPPFIIMGDLNAHSTCWGSSHTTNKGSFLEDLALSRNLTILNNLQPTRIDPASGNMSAIDITLVSWELGPKFGWQIFDDTFGSDHFPILIKLEHPTPKSATRPRWKYDEADWIGYQIEVDKSLALETSLCIPSFTKILLEAGTKNIPRTSGVPGKTAVPWWGPEVRSAIKKRRKALRYLKRIPNDDPRKQQALSEFKTARSLARAVVRTAKANSWQKFTEEVHPNTPTNVLWNKIKILNGEHRSNPFHLLLNQKYINDPSTLANSFCSHFASISSPSNTTMLPLPTNPSLNERIYNTNFSFDELEAALRKVKGLSAGPDDIGYPFLKNLSLTGKTTLLHIFNKIWINDTFPNCWKLGLVIPIVKPKQDPHLLDSYRPITLLACTGKIMERMVNRRLHAILEGHRQYAFRSGRSTDDYFQELEMLLDSPSQRNYHTECASLDLSKAFDRVDRVAIINQLNEWGIVGRIMHYITDFLSDRSIQVLVNGTRSEKITVHGGVPQGSVIAPTLFLIAINSIFQKIPPNIQALVYADDILLISTSAFPKTTRKRLQEALTEIANWAPTVGFQFSPSKSCLLHIGPNRRKLKKLPDLTINNQIIPLTRSTRLLGIWMDDRLNFNLHLNQIRKNAKAKLSILQILANKTSQAHRDSLFRFLHGWFLPSILHGLGLLSRASSEIINKLEPLYNSCIRIIGSAFCTSPISSLMAESGQTPFQCTIAKLLSSKAVRWLSNGGSSEYQMVARTNTLLSNLTGNEIPPICPRPEPRISFWNDKTPTVNLSLMRVIKKNDPPTIIQAHFRQLVEHKFGHLPHAYTDGSKTNNGRVGSGVYNGNNNLSLPIPSQCSVFSSEAFAILKAAETYDPKTVIFSDSASVLSALSHGNIKHPWLPTITKIALQKQITLCWVPGHAGIPGNEAADRLAAAATLSDPPPIAIPQQDALNFIRRSLQESWDIEWNSNLHAKLREIKNSTVKWTDRPTQNERRALTRLRIGHTRLTHEHLLTKSHPPICPCCDTEITIKHILVTCPQYHLIRQTCRLATSLREILSNCPEEETKVLAFLRKAKLLHKV from the exons ATGGGGGAAAATACCCCGCCATGGGGAAAGTCCCCAATCCCATCAAGCTCCAATCAAAGACAAATCCCTGAATGGATGGATCCGAACGGAGCACACGGACCGATTAAGTTCCTGCTGCTCAAACCCGCCCCAAACAGCAAACTGCCGACTTACccattcataatttcaaaaaccgTCGAGCTCGCCGCCGGGCAAATCGTAGGAGGACACCCGTGCGACCAAGGACAAGCTTATCTGCTCAAAGTACGATCCCAAAAGCAAATTGACAAACTGTTATCCGTCAAACAGTTGATTGATTCAACTCCCGTCACCGTAGAGCTCCACCCAACACTCAACAGCTGCAAATGCGTGGTAACTTGCCGGGAAGTTGCTGGCGCTACTGACGAGGCATTAACCAAAGACCTTGCCAATCAAGGGGTAACCAACGTGTACCGATTTACCAGAAAGATTGACGGAAAAATTCAACCCACCAACACCTTTGTCCTAACCATCCAAGGAACCCTAGTTCCCACCCACATCCGATTCGGCTTCATTCAAGCTCAAACCCGTCCGTACTACTCTCGACCAATGACTTGCTTGCAGTGTGGCATACTTGGACACACCAAAAAGCACTGCAAGAATGATGTCACCTGCCTTAACTGCGGAGAAAAGCAAAGCCACAAAGACTGCCAAAAAACACCCCACTGCGTAAATTGCCAAGGCTCCCACCCCAGCAACAGCCGATCTTGCCCTGCCTTCCAGGCCGAGCAGGAGATAATTAAAATCAGGACCGACAAGGGCATTTCACACAACGAAGCTGTTAAAGAATATCGTCTCCGCCAAAACCAAACAACATCAGTCCAACAGCGACTCAACCAAGCCAGCCTAAATTCCGCAATCAACGACAAGAACAAGGAAATATCAGAACTCAAACAATTGGTAGCCTTTCTCACCACCCAAATTGAGAAACTCACAAGCCAagtgaaaaaccaaaatcaaCCGGATCCAGGATCACACGAGGAATCTGACAGCGACACCGACATGACCAGTAACAGCTCCACAGTTAGCACAATCTCCACACCCAAGCGCTTTTGGAAGACATCCTCCGAAGACTCCCCCACCGGAGGTGACCCCATAAAAAGCCAAACTAAGGAACGACCCAAGAAAAAACGATCGCGCGGTCAGAAAAATCAAGCTCTCCCATCCACTTCGCAAACCACCCAGCCAGGTAAAACTACAACACCAGACCCCTCCAAGCAGTTCG GATACAATCTACATACGATATCCGACCCATCATCACGCCAAGGCGCCGGTCTAGCCGTAAAAATCAACACCCCATACAAACTCCTCAACATCAACACCACTTTAAACGCAGTCTGTGTCAGAGTCCACACACCGATAGACATAACCGTCGTATCCCTCTACATTCCTCCACAACTGCCCTACCATCAGTTCACAAGTGAAATAGAGCATCTCTTATCCGAGCTTCCACCCCCTTTCATCATCATGGGTGACCTAAACGCCCACTCCACTTGCTGGGGCAGTTCCCACACCACCAATAAAGGCTCCTTTTTGGAAGACCTAGCCTTAAGCCGAAACTTGACTATTTTAAACAACTTGCAACCAACCAGAATAGACCCTGCCTCCGGCAATATGTCCGCTATCGACATCACACTGGTCTCATGGGAGCTCGGACCAAAGTTTGGTTGGCAAATTTTTGACGACACCTTCGGCAGTGACCATTTCCCTATCTTGATTAAGCTCGAACACCCTACACCTAAATCCGCGACCAGACCTCGCTGGAAGTACGACGAGGCAGACTGGATAGGATACCAAATTGAAGTCGATAAATCCCTAGCCCTTGAAACATCGTTATGCATCCCCTCCTTCACAAAAATACTTTTGGAAGCAGGAACTAAAAACATCCCGAGGACCAGCGGCGTCCCCGGCAAGACTGCAGTCCCTTGGTGGGGTCCAGAAGTCCGTTCCGCCATTAAAAAAAGGCGAAAAGCACTACGATACctgaaaagaattccaaatgaTGATCCTAGAAAACAACAGGCACTCTCAGAATTCAAGACAGCCCGTTCACTAGCCAGAGCCGTAGTTCGCACCGCCAAAGCCAACAGCTGGCAGAAATTCACAGAAGAGGTTCATCCAAACACCCCAACCAATGTTCTctggaacaaaataaaaatactcaaCGGCGAACACCGAAGCAATCCCTTCCATCTTCTCCTGAACCAGAAATACATAAACGACCCTTCCACCCTAGCCAACTCCTTCTGCTCCCACTTTGCATCCATATCATCTCCCTCAAACACCACTATGCTACCTTTGCCAACAAACCCATCCCTGAACGAAAGGATCTATAACACCAACTTCTCTTTCGACGAACTTGAGGCAGCTTTGAGGAAAGTCAAGGGCCTCTCAGCCGGCCCCGACGATATTGGTTACCCCTTTTTAAAAAACCTATCACTCACCGGCAAAACAACGCTTCTCCATATCTTCAATAAAATCTGGATAAATGACACTTTCCCCAACTGCTGGAAACTGGGTCTAGTCATCCCTATAGTAAAGCCTAAACAAGATCCTCACCTCCTGGATAGCTACAGACCCATTACTTTGCTGGCCTGCACTGGCAAGATAATGGAACGAATGGTAAACCGACGACTCCACGCCATTCTCGAAGGACATCGCCAATATGCCTTTCGTAGTGGTCGATCCACCGACGACTATTTTCAAGAATTAGAAATGCTTCTTGATTCACCCTCCCAAAGGAACTACCATACAGAGTGTGCCTCGCTCGACCTGTCTAAAGCATTCGACCGTGTCGACAGAGTCGCTATCATAAATCAACTGAACGAATGGGGAATAGTAGGAAGGATAATGCACTACATAACCGACTTTCTATCAGACCGCAGCATCCAAGTCCTCGTAAACGGCACACGCTCCGAAAAAATAACAGTCCACGGAGGGGTCCCTCAAGGATCAGTGATAGCCCCCACCCTATTCCTCATCGCAATCAACTCCATCTTCCAAAAAATCCCGCCAAACATACAAGCACTGGTCTACGCAGACGACATTCTGCTCATATCAACATCAGCCTTTCCCAAGACTACCAGGAAAAGACTCCAAGAAGCCTTGACCGAAATAGCAAACTGGGCACCCACTGTGGGCTTCCAGTTCTCACCCAGTAAATCCTGCCTCCTACATATCGGTCCAAATCGAAGAAAACTCAAGAAATTGCCCGACCTCACCATCAACAACCAAATAATACCACTGACCCGCTCCACCCGCCTACTTGGTATTTGGATGGATGACCGACTAAACTTCAATCTTCATCTGAACCAGATTCGAAAGAATGCCAAAGCTAAGTTATCCATCCTTCAAATCCTAGCCAACAAAACCAGCCAGGCCCACAGAGACTCCCTCTTTCGCTTCCTCCACGGTTGGTTTCTTCCTTCAATCCTACACGGGCTGGGCCTACTCAGCCGAGCTAGTTCAGAAATCATCAACAAATTGGAACCTCTGTACAATAGCTGCATACGAATCATTGGCTCCGCTTTCTGCACCAGCCCAATCAGTTCACTGATGGCTGAGAGCGGCCAAACCCCATTCCAATGCACAATCGCTAAACTTCTATCATCAAAAGCCGTGCGTTGGCTCTCAAATGGGGGCTCCAGCGAATACCAAATGGTTGCTAGAACGAACACCCTCCTCTCCAACCTGACGGGCAACGAAATCCCACCGATCTGCCCCAGACCAGAACCTCGTATTAGTTTCTGGAACGATAAAACTCCCACAGTAAATTTAAGCCTGAtgcgagttattaaaaaaaatgatccccCAACAATCATTCAAGCCCACTTTAGACAGCTGGTGGAACATAAATTTGGCCACCTCCCTCACGCATACACAGATGGTTCCAAAACCAACAACGGCCGAGTCGGGAGCGGCGTATACAATGGTAACAACAATCTAAGCCTACCTATCCCATCGCAATGTTCGGTCTTCAGCTCCGAGGCGTTCGCAATACTAAAAGCAGCTGAAACATACGATCCAAAAACTGTCATCTTCAGCGATTCGGCCAGTGTGCTCTCCGCCTTGTCACACGGCAACATTAAACACCCTTGGCTACCAACCATCACCAAAATAGCTCTCCAAAAGCAAATCACCCTTTGCTGGGTACCGGGGCATGCCGGAATCCCCGGTAACGAAGCCGCCGATCGACTTGCAGCTGCAGCCACGCTTTCGGATCCCCCGCCGATAGCCATTCCTCAACAAGATGCCCTCAACTTCATAAGAAGATCTCTACAAGAATCCTGGGACATCGAATGGAACTCCAATCTCCATGCAAAGTTGCGTGAAATAAAAAACTCCACGGTCAAATGGACAGACAGACCGACCCAAAATGAAAGAAGGGCTCTTACCCGCCTCCGTATCGGCCACACTCGCCTCACACACGAACATCTTTTAACTAAAAGCCACCCTCCAATCTGCCCATGCTGCGACACAGAAATCACCATCAAACACATCTTGGTTACATGTCCTCAATACCATCTTATCAGACAGACCTGCCGTCTTGCAACAAGCCTAAGGGAAATTTTAAGTAACTGCCCGGAAGAAGAGACCAAGGTTCTGGCTTTCCTTCGGAAAGCCAAACTTTTGCATAAAGTCTGA